A window of Quercus robur chromosome 12, dhQueRobu3.1, whole genome shotgun sequence genomic DNA:
caagaacttcgtctggaagaacattgtatgcagattCGGAGTACCTAGAGTACTAGTGTCTGACAATGGACGACAGTTTGACAACACACCCTTCAGGGAATTTTGTGAACAGCTTGGAATgaagaaccattactcctcaccCTCCCATCCACAGGCCAATGGCCAGGCAGAAGTagcgaaccgatccttgctaaagatcatcaagactcggctcgaaggGGCAAAGGGGATATGGCCGGATGAATTACCAGGTGTTTTATGGGCTTATAGAACTACAGCGAGAACTCCAACAGGAGAAACTCCTTTTAAGCTAGCCTACGGAAGCGAGGCAGTTATACCAGCAGAAGTACACATGACGAGCCACAGGGTCAGAAAGTACCAAACTGAAGAAAATGACGAACAGCTCCGTCTTAACCTTGACCTTATAGACGAGGTCAGGATGGATGCAGAACAAAGGACAGCAAGGTACAAGAATCTCATGGCAAGACAATATGATGCTATGGTAaagcctaggcgtttcaacATTGGAGATCTCGTCTTGAAGAAGGTTACCTTGGCAACAAGAAACCCAGCCTACGGGAAACTtggcccaaattgggaaggaccttatagggtTGTCAACtgcaaaaggcaaggatcctattATTTGGAAGCTTTGGATGGGCGGAGGCTGgaacacccttggaatgttgagcacctCAGGAAGTACCATCAATAAGTGCTGACTCTTCACCGATGTCCTTGGACGAGATGTATGGACGAGAAGAAGTATTTTACTACTGTTAAgtgtttttaagtattttaataatcccctagaaggtacattagtgttttcacttttgtgctattcatggacgaattggtttgtattttaaattcaataaggcACTAGCTAATAAGCATGTGCCATGCCTGTGGACGAATGATTACATAAGTTTgggttttcaaatatatatatattgttttcaaatatattattggaATCCTTATATGTTCATTCAGATTGATCCGCAAAAAGAAAGCATGGACGAATGAAATCCTTGGACGCAAGGATATATCGTCCATAAACCTTTCTCCAAAGGAGATATGAAAAGtttcatccgtccagaacatggGACGAGGTGAAACCCAAGCTAAATACATAGCAAGtttcatccgtccagaacataggACGAGATGAAACCTAAATACAGAGGtccatccgtccagaacataggACGAAGATGAAACCCAAGCTAAATACATAGCAAGtttcatccgtccagaacataggACGAGATGAAACCTAAATACAGAGGtccatccgtccagaacataggACGAGATGAAACCCAAATACATAAGTCCATCCGTCCAGAACACAGGACGAGATGAAACCCATGCGAAAAATAAAGCATGattcatccgtccagaacatggGACGAGATGAAAAGGGCATACTCGTCTAGACCCCAAGACGAGATGAATTCCCAAAAGTATTCGTCCGAAACGCAGACGAGCCAAGACTTCAAAATTAGCTTAACAATCCATTACCTTGGACGAGAAACGCTAAAAGTCTAATCATCCAGGACGACAAAATGATCGTCCATAATTTCGGAATGATGGAAAATCTAGCCAAAGGAATCAACATACTTTATCTTGGTGATGTAATAAAATTCACCCCCATGACCAAGATGAGGTGAACTGAATTCCTAGATGGACGAACCACATTGctgatataataataaaaagttcatACATAAAGCTGAAAACATATATATTCAAGCAACAATGGAAGTGAAAATAGaattattcatttctttcatttaaagggtggacgaccaacgtccaaaaacccatttagttttgaatgtaTATAAAGCTCGTCCACAATCCTGGACGAGATGATTGTACTTGCATGagctttaaaattaaaaaaaaaaagagaagtaaaaagcccaaaacaacgggcacttccatgaaaagcaaataaaaacaaattctcTAAGGAAATAGACTTCACTTGGGTTCGTCCTGAGTAACTTCAGTGTTAGCATCGTCCATGATGTTGACGTCCTCGGAACTCGTCTGCAACACAGAACTCTCTGTAGCAAGAGGAAGCTTGAACGAGTTAAAGTCCAAATCAGGATACGCGTCTTTGGCATCAGCACGGAAGTCTTCATAACCAGCTGCATAATGACTGTCTAGACGATTCTTATACTCGTCAGACTTCTTAAAAGCAGCAATTGCTTCTTCACGTGCCTTCTCCAAGGACGAGGTAAGCTCTGCAACTTGTCCTTCTAGATGGACGATGCGGGTATCCTTCTCTAAGTTGTCAGCTTTGAGCTCCTCAACATCGTTCTTCAGCTTCGTCTCGCTTCCCAGCAGACGATTAAAGTCCTCGGTCAACCTAATGACCTCCCCCTTCTTGGATAAGACCTCATGGCTTAGCTCCTTAGCCTTATCCTTGGCAGTCTTGGCCTCTGTAGCAAGCTCCTTGGCCTGGCAAGTCGCTGTATAAAACTTTGACATAGCCTGCATTTGGACGAAAAGGAGTTAGACATTTCATTCAAAGTTAAATGTTTACACACAAGGACGAGGAAAAAACTTACCTTGAAAAGGTCATGGATGCCAGAACGCTCAAACTCCTTCACTGACATGTTGTAACATTCGTTAACTTCATGATCAGTGACGATCCCTTTGAACGTCCTCCATGCATAACCCTCGTCCAGAACCAAATTAGAGGGACGATCAGAAGGCTCAGACGGGCTAGGCTTGTAAGAAGTTTTGGGAGCAGGAGGAGGATCAGACTGGACAGGATGAACTATTTGGACGGGCTCCACGTCCACAGGCTCGTCCAAGTTCACTGTTGGTGGTACGAACTTTGGAACCTTGGGAAGGGAATTCTTACTTGGTTTTTGCTTCTTGTGGCCACGACGACTGGGAAGGTCGTCCAGGTCCACATTGCTTGAAATACCCTTGGACTTCCTCTTCCCAGCCTGGACGGAAGCCACTTTGGGAGTTGGAGCAGCAACATCCTCGTCCCCGCTAGCCActgttttttccttgttttcccTCATTGTGCTTATCCCTATGACGAGAAAAATTAAtcagaaaaatttaaaaaaaaaaaaagaagagctgAAATAATAGAATATTATGGACGACACTTACTTCGACGAGTGACCTCCTCGTGACTTAGGTTCTCAGCCGTAGGAAGTGGACCAAGTCCCCAAGTTGCTAGACGACTAAGAGTAACTAAGTCGTGGAAAGTCCTTCCTGGAAAGGTGCGAACCACGTCTATCCGGTCCAAGGAAAACTTGTCCAAGCGTGGACGAACAACAGCTGCATCACCAAGATAAATGGTTAGACGAGTAACAGATAAGAAATTTTTAAGGGACAAACAGGgtaaaatggaaagaaagacataccctcaggacgaagacgacctagagggctggtaaaaggtgggaagaggggaatacccacatcagctgggtccccaacccaatttccagaaataataaaaaattcttttttccaaagccGGTCAGACGAACTACGGCCCGTTATTAAACTGTAATATGTACCTCTGGACGAAAACTGGTAGAACCCAGCAGATTTTTTGATCTCTGAGGGCTTATAGcagtaaaggaactcgtccactgtaatTGGATGGTTCCCTTCCAATGCCTCACGCCATAATACTTGCATGGCAACAATCGTCCTCCAGCCATTGGGGTTGAGCTGGTTTGGCCCAATACCCAACCTTTGGAGGAGTTCTCTGCAGAAAGAGTTTAAGGGAAACCTAAGGCCAGCTAATAGGTAAGAAGTATATACCCCTAAGCCAGAGGAAGGGGAACAACACCATTCACCAGGCTGGGGTAGACGAGGGTTAAGCTCTTTAGGGATTTGGTATCTATCTACAAGAGTTTTTAACTTAGCGCCGTCTAAGGTGGATGCTACCTCTGGGGCACAGCTATAGATTACATCCTCTTCGTCCTCCTCCTCGTCTTGAGGAGGACTAGATGGCTCTCTGGACGAACTAGCCTTAGATCCAGAAGCTGCCCTACGTCGTTGTTCCTGAAATTCCTCTAAAGGAATGCCAGGAACCCCAGACGAGTAATGCTCGTCTGAGGAATCACTACAGGACGAACTACCTATACTACCCTCACTCTCAGAGCCGTCCAGGTAGtcgtctatctctctctctaaactagaCGATGAAGACATGTTTGGAATGTAGAAGACTTAAAATGagagcctaaaaaaaaaaaagaaaagaagaaataccTGATGAAACTAGGACGAGAGCTAGACGAGAATCTTGGACGAATTGGCagaagagagaatgaggaaaaaagtgaggggcatgaaagagaatgtactatttataggccccagCAACAGGGTCAACGAAACGACGTTCGCCACTCAGAGGCAGACACGTGGCGATTCTtttgggaaacgagatcgacaGGACTGGCCAACCAACAATCTCGCGACACGTGGCGTacgaaaaagtgaaatttagCCAAAATCACAACGATGTCCTGGACGACCCTTTGAACAAAGGGGCAACTGATAGAGAAgcggaaaataatccatctccagCTCGTCCAAATGGTTCGTCCAGAGCCTACAGCGCAGATTGATCCAAGAGTCAACCCAGAAGAAGGAGAGACGTCCATTAAATAACAGCACCACTCCATAAGTTTAAGTCTCCCAAGGACGAAAAGATCGTCCATGAGGTTCGTCCATGAGAAGTCGTCAAATATCCTTGGACGACTAAGCCACCCTACACCAGACGGACGAACCCTCAACACTTAGACTTTCAGCAACCCTCAACTATCTCGACAAACCCTTCGAATAAATTAACCTCCATTTAGCAGTTACCATTTTATATCCGTTGAGGGAGGTTACTCCGGAGTTGTTGGATTCCACAAAACCTGGGGAGGTTATCGAACAAATAACCGCCCCTGGCTCCCTATATAAGAGACCGGTCTGGACCCGACAGAGGTAAGTCTTTTCTCTCAGACACatttccaaaacacttggaACTTATTCTTCTACAAATCTAACTTCGccatcggagggggttcgaccggtcttctccggtctcctcttttGATCGCATTCTCTTCCTTGCAGGCCATCAACCGCTTGaacagcccaccgaagccaggccaTTCTACCTTACTGATTTCGAAGATTATCAGGTACACCACTGTAACTTAtggtaattctttttttttttttttttagaagcaaGTTGTGGCAATTCTAATCTTGATTTTTAATCTATGAAATTCTAATCTTGATTTTTAATCTAcgaattttatttgttaattatgGTAAGGTTTGTATAGTTCACACACTAAAACCTAATGAATATCAACTTTGGTGTTTGTTTGCATCTTGATTCTTTTACAAAAAGACCattaatttttagtttgtttatttctttttacttcCTACTACTTAGAATGGTCCTCAGCCACATGGTAAGGTTGTTTTTGCTCACTTGGTAGGAACTTAAAACTATTTGCTGCTTTACTTATACTGACCAAACTCTATTGTGTTAGTTGGCTTATTTGAAAGTTCCTTCAGTCAATGTGTAATATATTATGTTATCTGTCTATCAAATCACATATACACTAATTTGCAAACTTTCTACATTTATTGTTAAGGTTTGTGGTAGAAATTTATTTGTTCTGTTAAGTCTCAGAATAGGCAAAGGAAAATGCAATCTTCTAATCTTAATGTTTTTAGATTTctatttgtattcaaattaaaGATGTGCATTTCAACATTTTATCAGGGACGCGCCTGGGAACCGAAAGATGGATGATTTTGTTGATGATAATTCAAGAATCTCATTCGGCCAGTTGATACTTATATTAGATGAACTCCATAAGGTATGCCACGTCTCATCTTGCTTCATTTGTTCTGTTCATTCTACTGCACATACCTAAGCTAGCATATAgatcatcttttaatttgaattaaatcTTTCTAAATCAAAGTAATGTTTCATGCCTTTGTAGTCAGCCAAAGAAAGCTGCATTGGTGATTGTGTGAATGTAAATGAGAGCAACATATAATGTATATTGGATATTCAAGTGATCAATGAGGTCGGAGGATCCACCACTTTCTGATATGCTTAGATATATTCTTATCATTATTAAGCCATGTGCCTGTGCGGTAACCTTTTCAGAATACTTTTTCTTTAGGAACAACCTTTTCAAATAACCCCATTTTCCAAAAGCTGAAAAATAAACTTTACCAATCTGGCACATAAGCATTTAAACATATTGTTATCCTATAAGCATTTagacaattttgaaattttgctaTTACTGTTGTTGCTTCAAACAAACCTCATGTAAGTTCTGCATCTTGAAGATCAAGTAAAGAATACCTTAAGGGAAGATTTCTCGAAGAGAACTCCAATGAGAGTCTTCTTTCTGTAACAAATCCTGCATATTGGTGTTAGGTAAGCCTTTCCCTCTTTGTTTAtgtgagttttgttttgttttgttttgttttaattacatatataaacttccttaacatttttcacattacttttgttgttttctaaaataaatttgttgtttGGTGTTAATTTCCATATTTGATGTAGAaagctttgttgttttctaaaataaatttgatgtttggtttttatttccCTATTTGAtgcagaaaacaaaatattataaacaattattctttttttccttctattcaCTTATCTATTGTGCTTGGAAAGTCTTTcccctttcatttcaaaatgcatgacatCACCCCTCATCTTTATGATGATGTCATGATAGGTGATAAGTATCTTTATTTTACCTTAGGGTAgtagtaatttttattgtgaACATGATGTGATGATGCAATGATgagttcattttattttggcttCGGATAGTAGCCATTCTTATCGTGAACAAGGTCATTGACCTGATCAAACTACTTTGCAACAAGTTTAGCCCCCTATCTTGATCAATAAAACTGTTAAGCTTATTAATTTGATGCTTCATTTGTTGCTGGAATTGTactggaaaagaaataaatgtgaACAATATTAAGGCTTttactattgttcttattttaaattttatgcttGGTAAGCTTATCAGTTATCACGTTTAAACTTATGCTTATCccttcaaagtatttgcaatgTAAAAATTTGCTTTCAATTTTacttcacctttttttttaggatcaaactaaatagtaaaaaatgggtggaaaggttATTAATTTGATGCTTCATTTGTTGCTATAATTGTactggaaaagaaataaatatgaACAATATTAAGGCTTTcactattgttcttattttaaatttttttctatttaagcTTATCAGTTATCACGTTTAAACTTATGCTTATCccttcaaagtatttgcaacgTAAAAATTTGCTTTCAATTTactccaccttttttttttggatcatcTTATTCTTATCCCAcctattaccaaaataaatttaacaaaataactttaaattttatataacaatCCAATCTATCCAATTTTAAAGAATACTGTATTAGATAAGTTTAACCCGAACACAAAGTTTAGATTAATACAtaactctctcttttcttatctaataaagaaatttaaaattttttattctatatagaACCAATCACAGAGTTTAGATTAATATATAACTCtcgcttttcttttcttatctaacaaagaaatttaaatcaactaataaagtttttttttttttggactgaaATGATAGAActaataaagaaatttaaactAATTACATTCTACTAATAACtgctaaaccaaaaaaaaaaaaaaatttcagtataAAACTATTATTGTTATAAATTATTCCCTTTACATATTAATAACTTATTAATGCTTATTTTATAGGTCCTACTCTCATCTTGTGTCCAAATCTGTGTTTGAAGCTATGACTTATGAGCTTTTGGAATGTTGGTAATAATGTTTTCATTGCCATAAAGCAAACAAGGTGTGGCCTTTATGTGTTATGTGGAATATCCTACATTTGTAATCAaagaacatgttttttttttttttaaactatttgtAATAGTTATTTAACTGattatcccgtgcatcgcatgggttagcgactagttttatTAAAACTCGACCTCCAACAATAGACCACtttgttaatatttattattattattattttttaaatcaatgaaACCTCCATTGGCTGTCTCGTTATTCCAAAGAGTTTAATCACCCTGATGTATTGGAAGCTGGCAAAGACTAGTGTTCTAAAGACTTGGTAATGTCATCGCTGACCAGACTAATAGCCCATCTGATGGGTCTTAGCTGTGCTGAGTTGTGGCAAGTTTATGGGTCTTTGTTTTCTCTATccatcaagagagagagaaagttaaAGTGCTGTATGGGTCAATTTTTCGtaattctatccaaaaaaaaaaaaaaactttagacTTTCCAatatctcaaaaaagaaaaaaaaaagaatcattttatattataaagttTAGGGGTCACCATC
This region includes:
- the LOC126708908 gene encoding uncharacterized protein LOC126708908; this translates as MSSSSSLEREIDDYLDGSESEGSIGSSSCSDSSDEHYSSGVPGIPLEEFQEQRRRAASGSKASSSREPSSPPQDEEEDEEDVIYSCAPEVASTLDGAKLKTLVDRYQIPKELNPRLPQPGEWCCSPSSGLGVYTSYLLAGLRFPLNSFCRELLQRLGIGPNQLNPNGWRTIVAMQVLWREALEGNHPITVDEFLYCYKPSEIKKSAGFYQFSSRAVVRPRLDKFSLDRIDVVRTFPGRTFHDLVTLSRLATWGLGPLPTAENLSHEEVTRRRISTMRENKEKTVASGDEDVAAPTPKVASVQAGKRKSKGISSNVDLDDLPSRRGHKKQKPSKNSLPKVPKFVPPTVNLDEPVDVEPVQIVHPVQSDPPPAPKTSYKPSPSEPSDRPSNLVLDEGYAWRTFKGIVTDHEVNECYNMSVKEFERSGIHDLFKAMSKFYTATCQAKELATEAKTAKDKAKELSHEVLSKKGEVIRLTEDFNRLLGSETKLKNDVEELKADNLEKDTRIVHLEGQVAELTSSLEKAREEAIAAFKKSDEYKNRLDSHYAAGYEDFRADAKDAYPDLDFNSFKLPLATESSVLQTSSEDVNIMDDANTEVTQDEPK